Genomic DNA from Mycolicibacterium helvum:
ACCAGGCCGATGGTGAAGGCGTCATCGACGATCTGCGGTGCGATCGCGGTGGCCTTCTGCGGGTCGCCCTCGGTATCGAAGGGCTTCAGCTGCACCTGGCAGCCCGGGTTGGCCGCGTTGTGCTTGTCAATGGCCAACTGCACGCCGTATTTGATATTGATGCCGAGCGCGGCATCAGGCCCGTTGAGCGCGCCGGCCATAGCGATGGACACCGGCGGGCAGGTGGCTTTGCCGTCACCGGCGGGGTCGGCCGGAGCCGTGCTCGAATCAGACTTGACCTCGGCACCGTTCTGGTCGATCTGCACCTGCTCGACGATCTTCAGATCGGCTTGCGAGGAGTTCCCACCATTCGATGGGGACTGCTGATTGCAGCCGGCGATACCGAACACTGCCAGCAGCGCCGAACTAGCGGCGATTGCACTGCGTGTCGCGCGTCCGCGCACGTTCCACCTCCGAGTCAGTTGTTTCTCGGCGCCGACATTGCAAGCCACGGTCCGGGCCCGCCCCTCGACACTGCGGTTGAACATAGTCAACCCGTGGCCGCAGCGCGTGATCTTGGCCAACGCCTGGCCGTGAGCATATTCCGTATCGCGATAAACGGCGCGGTCAGAGGAAACGCAAAGTTAACGCATCAATTCGACGGCGATGCGTCGTTGGGCGTGTCGAGGGTCTCCAACACGACCTCGGCGACCCGCTTCATGGTGGTGCGCCGGTCCATCGCGGCGCGCTGAATCCACTTGAACGCCTCGGGTTCGGTCATGCCCTGATTGGCTTGCAGAAGGCCCTTGGCCCGCTCGACCAGTTTGCGCGTTTCCAGCCGGTCGGAGAGGTTGGCCACCTCGCGTTCGAGTTCGGTGATCTCACTGAACCGGCTGACCGCGACCTCGATCGCCGGAATCAGGTCGCTGATCGAGAACGGCTTGACGAGGTAGGCCATCGCCCCGGCGTCGCGCGCCTTCTCCACCAGGTCACGCTGGCTGAAGGCGGTCAACACCACGATCGGCGCGATCCGCTTGCTGGCGATCTCGGCGGCCGCATCGATGCC
This window encodes:
- a CDS encoding ANTAR domain-containing response regulator, with translation MTGPTDAQDRASRRVLIAEDEALIRMDLAEMLRDEGYDVVGEAGDGQEAVELAEQLHPDLVIMDVKMPRRDGIDAAAEIASKRIAPIVVLTAFSQRDLVEKARDAGAMAYLVKPFSISDLIPAIEVAVSRFSEITELEREVANLSDRLETRKLVERAKGLLQANQGMTEPEAFKWIQRAAMDRRTTMKRVAEVVLETLDTPNDASPSN